The following proteins are co-located in the Deinococcus metallilatus genome:
- a CDS encoding inorganic diphosphatase — protein MKPDLTPFLGRAVRVVVDRPLGSRHPRWPELGYPVNYGELPGTLSGDGHPIDAYLLGWDEPVREASGVVTAVILRADDVEDKLVVAPPGARWSDAEIMKAVWFQEQYFETRLMR, from the coding sequence GTGAAGCCCGACCTCACGCCCTTCCTCGGCCGGGCGGTGCGGGTGGTGGTGGACCGCCCGCTGGGCAGCCGTCATCCGCGCTGGCCGGAACTCGGGTATCCGGTGAATTACGGCGAACTGCCCGGCACCCTCAGCGGCGACGGGCATCCGATTGACGCCTACCTGCTCGGCTGGGATGAACCTGTGCGGGAGGCGTCGGGGGTCGTGACAGCAGTCATCCTCCGTGCTGACGACGTGGAAGACAAGCTGGTCGTGGCGCCCCCCGGTGCCCGCTGGTCAGATGCAGAGATCATGAAGGCTGTCTGGTTTCAGGAACAGTATTTCGAGACGCGCCTCATGCGTTAG
- a CDS encoding ExeM/NucH family extracellular endonuclease, with the protein MPIPTAHRRWLLAGLLALAACGQTPQAGSTPTAPTAAVPTRPALTSLGTYELSITGATTANPTASIRPAGGLTGQAQEVGGLTFDPLSFGTFTDEQNKVRYLRATFRVTNGSGVNLTAPAYIPIDTEGTDATVGTTPFREVRYFDGSDASARALDLRVDTPRRLNAATGMIEADPDATPLAQNLNTGDLQVSLAAGQQLAGVAHQGWQGGAVAAGGTQVVTFATQIPMATSPAQDPFAFHIVFSVADNPGTLSLTNIGAVQGSTPTGDAPVALTTPQTVEGVVTSVHTANVTGSLKGFFLQEEGIDADRDPTTSDGIFVYCNADCPAVAAGDRVRVVGTPAEFNTASQLVTSSASVTRLATGQALPPAQTVTLPLPISERERYEGMRLTLSGVVTNNFPLGRGASFDIADDRIPTYTQVNRPSVSGLAAYTAQVANRTFRIDDGSRAQNPDPVIFARNGQPLSASNTLRGGDQVQVTGVVGYGNDGWTGSGSVDTYRLQASSAKITGDPRPASPDVGGTLRLGSMNVLNFFTTINGTSNTCTAGGTGAAGTTTGLDPRGANTCDEFLRQRAKTVQAIRGLNPDVLGILEMENDFVRGANSSIANLVNALNDPATGGTPGRFAYVDPGANVGSDAISVAMIYQPGRVTPVGNLAILDKTFDASYLECNRPTLARTFQSNANGGRVTVFMAHLKSKGSACNGDADQGDGQGASNATRLAAAKVLTRWMATNPTGVTEDDRVLFGDLNAYRMEDPILALLRGADDAAGTADDLVSEFGPESYSYQFDGQWGSLDHAIASASLHAQVTGAAKWHINADEPTVLDYNTEFKSAAQQSSFYAPDPFRSSDHDPVLIGVHLTAQAPIQPPAPTPTVALTPETASVTATADGSSKTQSFIATGTNTTGDLTVTVTPQNGAPNIASAPATVSSGAAFNVTVSAPTGTAPGTYTYEVKAANGSVSDTSTLTVTVQAPASGPAFGNLVISQVYGGGGNNGAPYRSDFVELFNRGTQPISTAGLSLQYTSATGTFSAAPFALPTATLQPGQYYLVKMADGANTAAPALPTPDAAGTFAMSGTAGKIALVNNADVITSAADADVIDFVGFGTANEREGTAAAPAPSNTTSDLRKLSGCQDTNQNGDDFTTGAPSPRNSASPLNVCNVP; encoded by the coding sequence ATGCCCATTCCGACCGCCCACCGCCGCTGGCTGCTGGCTGGCCTGCTCGCGCTGGCCGCCTGCGGGCAGACCCCCCAGGCCGGGTCCACGCCCACCGCGCCCACCGCCGCCGTGCCCACCCGCCCCGCCCTGACCAGCCTGGGCACCTACGAGCTGAGCATCACCGGGGCCACCACCGCCAACCCCACCGCCAGCATCCGCCCCGCGGGCGGCCTGACCGGCCAGGCGCAGGAGGTTGGCGGCCTGACCTTCGACCCGCTGTCCTTCGGCACCTTCACCGACGAGCAGAACAAGGTGCGCTACCTGCGCGCGACCTTCCGGGTGACCAACGGCTCGGGCGTCAACCTGACCGCGCCCGCCTATATCCCCATCGACACCGAGGGGACGGACGCGACAGTGGGCACCACGCCCTTCCGTGAGGTGCGCTACTTCGACGGCTCGGACGCCTCCGCGCGGGCGCTGGACCTCCGGGTGGACACGCCCCGGCGGCTGAACGCGGCGACCGGCATGATCGAGGCTGACCCGGACGCCACGCCGCTGGCCCAGAACCTCAACACCGGTGACCTCCAGGTGTCCCTGGCCGCCGGGCAGCAGCTCGCGGGCGTGGCGCACCAGGGCTGGCAGGGCGGCGCGGTCGCGGCGGGCGGCACCCAGGTCGTCACCTTCGCCACCCAGATTCCGATGGCGACCTCCCCCGCGCAGGACCCCTTCGCGTTCCACATCGTCTTCAGCGTGGCGGACAACCCCGGCACGTTGAGCCTGACCAACATCGGCGCCGTCCAGGGCAGCACGCCCACCGGCGACGCGCCGGTGGCCCTGACGACCCCCCAGACGGTCGAGGGCGTGGTGACCTCGGTCCATACCGCCAACGTGACCGGGAGCCTCAAGGGCTTTTTCCTTCAGGAAGAGGGCATCGACGCCGACCGTGACCCGACCACCAGTGACGGCATCTTCGTGTACTGCAATGCCGACTGCCCGGCGGTGGCGGCAGGCGACCGCGTGCGGGTGGTCGGCACCCCTGCCGAGTTCAACACCGCCTCGCAGCTCGTGACCAGCAGCGCCAGCGTGACCCGGCTGGCGACCGGCCAGGCCCTGCCGCCCGCGCAGACCGTCACCCTGCCCCTGCCCATCTCCGAGCGCGAACGCTACGAGGGGATGCGGCTGACGCTCAGCGGCGTGGTGACCAACAACTTCCCGCTGGGGCGCGGCGCGAGCTTCGACATTGCTGACGACCGGATTCCCACCTACACCCAGGTAAACCGGCCCAGCGTGAGCGGCCTGGCCGCCTACACGGCGCAGGTGGCGAACCGCACCTTCCGCATCGACGACGGCAGCCGCGCGCAGAACCCCGACCCGGTGATCTTCGCGCGCAACGGCCAGCCGCTCAGCGCCAGCAACACGCTGCGCGGCGGCGACCAGGTGCAGGTCACGGGCGTGGTGGGCTACGGCAACGACGGCTGGACCGGCAGCGGCAGCGTGGACACCTACCGCCTCCAGGCCAGCAGCGCGAAGATCACCGGCGATCCCCGCCCCGCCAGCCCCGACGTGGGCGGCACGCTGCGGCTGGGCAGCATGAACGTCCTGAACTTCTTCACCACCATCAACGGGACCAGCAACACCTGCACGGCGGGCGGCACCGGGGCGGCGGGGACGACCACCGGCCTCGACCCGCGCGGCGCGAACACCTGCGACGAGTTCCTGCGCCAGCGGGCCAAGACCGTGCAGGCCATCCGGGGGCTGAACCCCGACGTGCTGGGCATTCTGGAGATGGAAAACGACTTCGTGCGCGGGGCCAATTCCTCCATCGCCAATCTGGTGAACGCCCTCAACGACCCCGCGACCGGCGGCACTCCCGGCCGCTTCGCCTATGTCGATCCCGGCGCGAACGTCGGCAGCGACGCCATCAGCGTCGCCATGATCTACCAGCCGGGGCGCGTGACCCCGGTGGGCAACCTGGCGATCCTGGACAAGACTTTCGACGCCAGCTACCTGGAGTGCAACCGCCCCACCCTGGCCCGCACCTTCCAGAGCAACGCCAACGGCGGGCGCGTCACGGTGTTCATGGCCCACCTCAAGAGCAAGGGCAGCGCCTGCAATGGCGACGCCGACCAGGGTGACGGCCAGGGCGCCAGCAACGCCACCCGCCTCGCCGCGGCCAAGGTGCTGACCCGCTGGATGGCGACCAACCCCACCGGCGTGACCGAGGACGACCGGGTTCTCTTCGGTGACCTGAACGCCTACCGGATGGAAGACCCCATCCTGGCCCTGCTGCGCGGCGCGGACGATGCGGCGGGTACCGCCGACGACCTGGTCAGCGAGTTCGGCCCCGAGAGCTACTCCTACCAGTTCGACGGCCAGTGGGGCAGCCTGGACCACGCCATCGCCAGCGCCAGCCTGCACGCGCAGGTCACGGGCGCGGCCAAGTGGCACATCAACGCCGACGAACCCACCGTGCTGGACTACAACACCGAATTCAAGAGCGCGGCGCAGCAGTCCAGCTTCTACGCCCCCGACCCCTTCCGCAGCAGCGACCACGACCCGGTGCTGATCGGCGTGCACCTGACCGCGCAGGCGCCCATCCAGCCCCCCGCCCCCACGCCCACCGTCGCCCTGACGCCCGAGACGGCCAGCGTGACGGCCACCGCCGACGGCAGCAGCAAGACCCAGAGCTTCATCGCCACGGGGACCAACACCACGGGTGACCTGACCGTGACTGTGACGCCACAGAACGGGGCACCGAACATCGCCAGCGCACCCGCCACGGTCAGCAGCGGCGCGGCCTTCAACGTGACCGTGAGTGCCCCCACCGGCACTGCCCCCGGCACCTACACCTATGAGGTGAAGGCCGCCAATGGCAGCGTGAGCGACACCAGCACGCTGACGGTGACGGTGCAGGCGCCCGCTTCCGGCCCGGCCTTCGGAAATCTCGTGATCAGCCAGGTCTACGGCGGCGGGGGCAACAATGGTGCGCCCTACCGCAGTGACTTCGTGGAACTGTTCAACCGGGGTACCCAGCCGATCAGCACGGCCGGGCTGAGCCTGCAATACACGTCGGCGACGGGGACGTTCAGTGCTGCGCCCTTCGCCCTCCCCACGGCGACGCTCCAGCCGGGGCAGTACTACCTGGTGAAGATGGCCGATGGCGCCAACACTGCCGCCCCTGCCCTGCCGACGCCCGACGCGGCGGGCACTTTCGCCATGAGCGGCACCGCCGGAAAAATCGCGCTGGTCAACAATGCCGACGTCATCACGAGTGCCGCCGACGCCGACGTGATCGACTTCGTGGGCTTCGGTACCGCCAACGAGCGTGAAGGCACGGCGGCGGCCCCGGCCCCCTCGAACACCACCTCGGACCTCCGCAAGCTCAGCGGCTGCCAGGATACCAACCAGAACGGGGACGACTTCACCACGGGCGCGCCCAGCCCCCGCAACAGCGCCAGCCCGCTGAACGTCTGCAACGTCCCTTAA
- a CDS encoding PqqD family protein, giving the protein MWETHPDVLVTDLGDELILMHAGQGLMFSLNGPGRVAWQALPGSARDLASALATAFNVDPQQAQADAEALLADLAARGVVRRA; this is encoded by the coding sequence ATGTGGGAGACGCATCCTGACGTGCTGGTGACCGACCTGGGCGACGAGCTGATCCTGATGCACGCGGGCCAGGGCCTGATGTTCAGCCTGAACGGCCCGGGCCGGGTGGCCTGGCAGGCGCTCCCCGGCAGCGCGCGGGACCTGGCCTCGGCGCTGGCCACAGCCTTCAACGTGGACCCGCAGCAGGCCCAGGCGGACGCGGAGGCGCTGCTGGCGGACCTCGCGGCGCGGGGCGTGGTGCGGCGGGCGTGA